The stretch of DNA GTCTTCATACTGGTATCCTCTCTCCTCAGGGTGATAATGGTGATCACCAGGCTTGTATTATCCTCTTAGCTCACCCTTCATCATCGCCTTCCTTAAAATTGTCATTGTTAAAATAGAGGGATTTTTATGCCAAAATCCTTTTTAGGAAGGAAAGAACCTTTTTTGCTTACTTCTTTCTTTTGCCGGACTTCGTAGCGCTGTTATTTGGGTTGATTTGATTTGCCCTGTTATCCCCCGCTGACTTTTCTGATGGGTTGTTGGGATTCTTTGCATCTGCACGCTGATTCTTAGCCATACAAAACGCTCGCTTTGCTTCATAATATGCTTTCCTGTAGATAAAAATGATCCAACGCCTGATAGTGCCACCCGCACGGATACCCATCATACGCCATCGGGTGAGAAACCGATCCAACCCGGCGATATCCTGGTGATTCATGGAGCAGATCCCGGCTGGACACCCATCTTTGTTGCAGCCGGGGCCATTATCCTCGAGGTCGGGGAGATGATCGAGCAGGGTGCCATCATCGGACGGGAGCTTGGGAAGCCTTGTGTTGCCGGGATAAAGGGGGTCTATACCCGGTTCAAAGACGGCGACCGGGTGGAGGTTGACGGAGCGGCAGGATCTCTTCGGTTTATCAGGTGAGGATGCTTTTTTTTATGCTGAAGTTTTCACTCGTGCTTTGACTCATTTGTTTAATCAATTCCATTGTGCTTGTTTTTCCAAGGATTATCAGAGAAATACCGGGTGTTGTATACTCTGTCAACTGCTGATAGGGTACCAATAGGAAAGTACATATATTTATTTGGCACTAATGCATTCACTCTTAGTTTTGTCTGCATTGTAGCCGATTCAAACGTAACTAAGAAGGTGGTAAATTGTATGAAAAAATCAATCAGTCTTATCCTTATTGGCCTTGCATGTCTCATGCTGATGGCTGCCGGCTGCACGAGCACATCCGATCCAACACCGGCAATGTCCTGGGACGGCATATGGAGTACGACATGGACATCTGCGGATCACGCGACCCTGATACCAGGGGATGACATTACGTTCACCCAGACTGGCTCGTCGGTAACCGGAACCTATGTTAATCCCGAAGAGAATTTCTCAGGGTCAATCACAGGTACTGTTGAAGGAAACACACTGACAGGCACCTGGTCTGAGAATGGTCTTCCGGGGACATCCGGCACTATGGTATTTGTAATGTCAGCTGACGGAAATACCTTCAGTGGAACATGGGAAAGCGCTGATGACACGACCGGGGCTACGTATCTCTGGAACGGTGTCCGTAAATAATATTGCGGCAAATCTCTGATTCCGCCAACCTTTTTTTATTCATTCACGATTCTCGTTCATTCCGTTTTTAATGCAGATATCTGGTTGTAACCGGTTCGTATCAGATCTTGAGGTTGCAGCGGGGGCAGTCCGGTGAAATGCAGGAGGGATGCATGGGGTTTCAACTGGTTATCAGACCCGGCTGAGTGCCTGGTATTGACAAATACAACGAGGTCAGAACAAGCCGTACCGTTTGTGAGCCTGCTCGATTGACATCACGGCAAGCATATGGACTTCCTTCTCCGGTTCATGGATTTGATAGAATGCCGTCAAACTCCGGCTGATGTGAAGTCGATAGGTATCTTCGCGCCCGTGTACATACAGGCGCTCCTTATCGCTCCCGCTGCCGGGATACGGATCACCCTGCAGGGGTTTCAGCTTCTCCATGATAATCCGCTGGCTCTTTTCGCTGAGGCTTTGGATGCTCGCAAGGGTCTTGCGATCAATCAGTATCCGGAACGCCAAAGTCCAACTCCACGAAATCCCCTTCGGCTTCGATGCGATCCATATCTTCGATGAACCGACGTTTCTTCTCCTGCTCGGCCATTGCGGAGAGAAGCTCGTCAAAGGTCTGGCCGGGTTGCTTCAGATCGGAGATCTCCGCCCAGACCCCTTCCGAGACGGGGATCCTTTTCGTTGCAGCCATACACGTAGTGTAGGTATGTATCATATTTACAATGTTGCACACATGGGCCTATGATAGGAGAGGGGGGAGCGCTGAGGGCTTGACGCCGGATTATTTCATAAAAAGCTCAAACGGAGATCACATCCTCTGTAAATCTGTGCATATACTCTTCGTGGGATCTCAAAAGCAGGGTACCACCCCCGGACGGGTACCCATCATACGCCATCTGGTGATAGAGTATCACGAACAGGAGTGCATGGTGAGGAGAAGCCTGAATTACCGTATTTTGCATCGAAGAGAGCCGGATGGTGGGTATACTGTCACGCTGCCGACGCTTCCCGGCTGCGTCACGTTCGGGGAGACTGTTGATGAGGCACAATACTAATGGCATGGGAAGCTATCGGGTTGTATCTTGAGGATTGTTCTGCCAATCCTGGTGGATAGTACGTTTCATCTCCGCACTCCAGATTAACCATATCACTTCTCTCCATCTCTCTCCAGCAGCCATCTCCATAGTGGGATATACTGAATTATT from Methanocalculus alkaliphilus encodes:
- a CDS encoding PEP-utilizing enzyme; this translates as MQPGDILVIHGADPGWTPIFVAAGAIILEVGEMIEQGAIIGRELGKPCVAGIKGVYTRFKDGDRVEVDGAAGSLRFIR
- a CDS encoding type II toxin-antitoxin system HicB family antitoxin, whose protein sequence is MIEYHEQECMVRRSLNYRILHRREPDGGYTVTLPTLPGCVTFGETVDEAQY